ACGGTCTTTATGAATAGGGAGGTACTTAGATCTGACTATATCCCCGAGTACCTCCCTCACAGGGAGGAGCAGATCAGGAAGTTGACCGAGGTTCTCTCACCCTTGCTGAAGGGTGAGAGACCCAGCAATGTCTTCATCTACGGCCTTACGGGGACAGGGAAGACGGCGGTCGTGAAGTACGTGTTGAAGAGGATTGACGAGTACGCCAGGAGGGTGGGTAACAATAAGTTCCTTCCAGTCTATATAAACTGCAGGCATGAAAGCACGACATATAGGGTCCTCTCAACCCTGGTTGAGTCGCTTGGCGGCAAGGTCCCCTTCACAGGACTCTCCACGGCAGAGGTCTTCAGGAGGCTTAAGACCAGAATAAACATGACGGGAAGGATAGTGGTCATAGTTCTTGACGAGGTGGATGCCATGGTTAAGAGGGTTGGTGATGAGATCCTCTACAGACTCACTAGAGTGAATGAAGAGCTCGATAAGGGTAAGGTCTCAGTAATAGGGATAACCAACGACGTTCGCTTTAGGGAAGGCCTGGATCCTAGGGTAAGGTCAAGCCTTAGTGAGGAGGAGATACTTTTCCCGCCATACGACGCTTTGCAACTCTCGGACATCCTGAAGGATAGGGCGTCTAAAGCATTTAAGTCCGGAGTGATTGCCGAGGGCGTGATTGATTACTGCGCGTCCATAGCCGCTAAGGAGCACGGTGACGCCAGAAGGGCTCTGGATCTACTCAGGGTTGCCGGTGAGGTCGCCGAGAGGTCGGGCGATGGCGTTGTTAGAATAGAGCATGTGAAGGTCGCTAGGGAGGAGCTGGAGAACGACATGGTCTCAGCTGTCGTGAGGACGCTGCCCCAACACAGCAAGATGGTTCTGCTATCCATAGCCCTAGCTGGGGGAAGGTTCAGCAGCACTGGAGATCTCTACATAAAATACCGTGAGATCACCAGGTCTTTGGGTCTTGAGCCCGTTACCCAGCGCAGGGTCTCCGATATAGTGAGTGAGTTGGAGATGGCTGGTCTAGTCATAGCTAAGGTGGTCAATAGAGGCAGGTATGGTAAAACTAAGGAGGTTGAGCTAGCGGTCGACCGCAATATAATAGTGAAGTCCTTGAAGGACGATGTTAAGGTGATTACGAAGTAACTCGTGGTGAGTGCGTTAGGAAGGCGTGCTGGTCGTGGAGGCCGATCTAATAACTGCAGGAGTTGACGACGGCTTCTTCCCGCAGGAGTTCAAGGGATTAAAGCTGAAAACCGTGTTGGCAGGGGTATTATGCGTTGGCAGGATCCCTAAGTCCGTTAGGATAGACACTATAACGGTGGATGGGGATGATGGAACCGCTAAAGCAGAAGCACTTGTGGAGTGGCTTGAGAGGGACCTCAACGTTGAGGCAGTCGACACACTCTTTCTCGACGGGGTCACCGTAGCAGGGTTTAACTACGTGGATCCCTTAGAACTCCACAACAATTTGCGTGTGCCGGTCGCGGTCATATTCAAGACTGAGCTGAAGCTGGATAGGATTAGGAAGGCGTTGATGAATCACTTCACCGACTGGAGGAGGAGGTTCGATTTAATCAAGGATAACTACACAAAATCCTGTGAAGTAGTGACCCTTAAGAGAAAGTTAAGGATCACGCCATACGGCCTAGGCCTCAACGAGACCGCTAGGATAGTAGTGAGGCTACAGCATCTATCAGCTATTCCAGAGCCCTTGAGAGTTGCGGATTTAGTGGCGTCGGAACTAACCAAGGGAACCAAACTCCTGGAGGTTCTGAAGTCACGCGCTTCAAGGTGATTTCCCTAGATGCGTAAATAACCCTCGTCAAGGAATCGGCAGACCTATGCCCTTAAGCACCATCCTTGCTGCAACAAACCAAAGCGTAACAGCGAACCCCTTCTTAAGTGTGCCGGTCTTAGTTTTCCTAGCTACTGACGCACCGACCTGAGCCCCTATGATTAAGGAGGGCGCTAGCAGAACCAGAAGCTGCAGATCCACATTGCCCAGAGTGTGATGCGTTAGCGCTGACGTTATGGAGGTTAAGGTGATTGCCATAGACGACGTAGCTACTGCATAGTGGATGGTGACCCCCAGCGAGGTGAGTAGCGGGACGTTCACCACCCCGCCCCCGATGCCGAGTAGTCCAGCCATGAGTCCTGCAAGGGAGCCGCCTAAGGACAAGATCGCGTAATTCCTTAGGCTCCACTTTAACCCGTTCCCATCCAAATCGCTTCTACCTCCTCTGTTTAGGTATACTCTCGCTCCAACGAAGATGAGCAGCAGTCCGAACAATACTCTAAGTGTGTTTGCGTCCAGCAGGCTGGTCAGTTGCGCGCCGAGGTACGCCGTTATGATGGCGGTCGCAGATAGGAGGAGTCCTGCTCTGTAAATTACATACCTATATCTCGAGTATGCTAGGGTTGATGAGAGCATGTTAAAGAATATGGCGCTTGCTGAAGTGCCTACAGCCACTTTCATGTCGACTCCAGCGATGTTCAGCAGTGGAACTAGCAGGAACCCACCGCCGAGTCCAAACATCGAGCCCAGCACGCCTGCCGCAAACCCCACCAATGGAGCTAGAAAGAGCAACACTGTTCAACCCTCAACCGGAGCTAGTGCGTCTCAACCATCCTCTTTAATGCGTTGATTAACGCATGAACGCTCTTGCCGTACGTTGCTGGGTTCTGCCCTGTTCCGATTCTGACGTAGCCGGGAAGCTCGAAGCACTCGCCAGGGTTGATCAAGATGCTGTATTCTTTGAACAGCTTGTAGGATACTGCTAAGGTGTCGTTGCTCCACGGTATCCTGGCTAAGAGGTATGCCCCGGCCTCAGGCCAGTATGGATCGATCACGCCTCCTAAGGCGAGCACTCCCTTAAGAACCTCTAGGTTAGTCCTCACCATACTTCTTGCCCTCTCCCTGAGCCTCTTGACGTTGCCTGATTCAAGTATGATCGACGCTATGTAGGCGCTCAATACTGAGGGCGCTATTGACGTGTAGTCCTTCACGCCCCACACTCTATTCACCACCCTCTTATCACCTGCTACCCACCCTATCCTTAAGCCGGGCAGTCCATACACTTTAGAAAGACCTGACACCGACAGAGCGTGCTCGACGCCCGCGACCTCCAATATGCTTGGCCTATCGGCATGCAGCTCAGACCCCCAGTACACCTCATCAAATACCAACAGCGTTCCAACGTTCTCGGATTCCCGCGCGAGCTCGCTCAACTCAGCCTCGCTCATGGCGGTTCCTGTAGGGTTGTTAGGGTCGTTCACGAAGAGAGCCTTAGGTCTGTACTTCCTCATCAGGTCGAGAGCGTCTTCTAGGGGGAATCTCCAGCTAGGTGGTTTTCTCCATAACGGTATAGAGCGGGCCCCTACCCATCTGAGTAGCCCGGGGATCTGCATGTAGTTGGGCATGTCGACTAGGACCGTGTCACCCGGCTTAACCGCGCTCAGCAAGCTAGTCAGGTTAGCTTCGGCAGAGCCGTTAGTAACCACCACACCTTCAGCACCTACAGCACCGCCATACAGCTCAGAGATTCTCCCCCTAATGCTGGGGGAGCCTTTAGTCCACCCATAGCCCACCTCAAGACCCGAGATCTTGCTCAAGTCAACACCGTACTCACTAAGCTCACCAACCGTCAGCGGATGTACACCGCTATCACTGAGCAGGACCTTAGCCGACGTCTCGTGGAGGCTCTGCCACCTCTCAAGACAGAAGCATGGCAACCCCTCCACCACCTCGCCGAACAGCTCATTTACTAACTCATCAGGAACGCTACAATCCATCACAACACCACCACGCAACACCTCATGTGACGATCCGCCAGCATGGACACCCGCAATCAAAACCTGCGAAACCATAATAAGCGTAAGTCGAGTTTAAGGCCCGTAATTCTTTTTAATACCGAACACCCCTAATATCTCTTGGTGCGGGGGTGCCCGAGCCAGGTCAAAGGGGTCAGGCTTAGGCCCTGATGGCGCAGGCCTGCGTGGGTTCGAATCCCACCCCCCGCACTAATTTACTGGTAAAATTACAAATACTTGTGAGCTGTTGTTTTTGTTGATGGTTGTGACGAAGCCTGATAGGGGTAAGACGCGTACGATTAAGGATCGCGCTATTTATGTTTATCTGCCTTCGCTTGAGATGGAATCGCTAAAGAAACAGACAAAGAGCCCAGAGAAGTGAACAAAGCACTAATGACCTTCGGACAATACCTAGCATCACAATTCTCTAAACTAATTCACCATAAAACATACACCCCTAATAAGCGGTTAATTATGGAACAAACAAAGGTGCATATTTGTTGTCTCAGCAACAATACAAACCTGTATAACATTAAATGAAAACATTCGCAAAACGCCAGTCTTCTGGCCATTTTTAATGTCCTAAATTATCATCGCCTCACCTTAATGAAATGACATAAAAACATGCCTGCGCACGTTTGCTCTTAGCAGCGACTAAACGAATGAGGCTTGCACGTTTTAGGGGCTATTCTTGAAGTAGAAGCTCCTTGGTATTCAGGATTTACTTTTCCGTGTTTTTCTTTGAGGGTTCCGGTGATTTTACGCCAGTCTTGGGCTATTTTTGGCCATAATTCGCTGGTCATTAGCTGTTTTGTTACGTATTCTTTTAGTGGTTTTTTCCCGTTTAATTTTTCTTTGTCATCACTCGAAGCTTATGAAGCCTGCGCGTTTCAAGTATTGGAGCATATGGCCTACTTGATGGCGATCAAGGGATATTCCAAACTTTTCCAGATCTTCTAGGAGGGAGTCAACTGATATTTCGTCTTCTGGGCTCAGACAGGTGACAGCTAAATGTTCTGGATGGGCTTTGCAGTTTTGGTGAGGTATATACCCATCTTCTTGGGTGGGATTAGGGTTTGTTCTAGGCGGTAGCCGTATCTCTTGTAAAACCAGCTTTTAATGATTTCGGCTAATGCCATATAGGCGCCGAGGATTGCGGCTAATGCTATATAGAAGGTTGCTGGAGGCTTTACGAATCTGAAAATTTCCCCTAATGGTGTGTAGGGAATTATCAGCGTGAATGTTATTACTGCTATGGTGCTGAAAAGCAAGAGTCGACTTGGTTTGCTTTTCCAGAAGGGCGACTTCCTTGTCCTAATGGCGAAAATTACGAGAGTCTGTGAGGTTAGGGATTCAATGAACCAAGCAGTTTGGAACAGCGGCTCAGAAGCGTTAAAGATGAAAAGCATTATAAAGAACGTTATGAAGTCAAAAAGGGAGCTGACAGGCCCAAGGCACACCATAAACCGCCTAATAAACTGTATGTCCCACCTTTTAGGCTTCTCAATGTATTCTTGATCAACCTCGTCTGTAGGTATTGTTGATTGGGAAAAGTCGTAAAGAAGATTGTTAAGTAGTATTTGTATGGGCAACATCGGCAGAAAAGGCAGAAACAATGATGCGCCGGCAACGCTGAGCATGTTTCCAAAGTTTGAGCTTACACCCATCATAACATATTTCATGGTGTTGCCGAAGGCTTTCCTGCCCTCCAAAACCCCGTCGTGAAGCACCCGTAAATCGTTCCGCAAAAGAATTATGTCGGCAGACTCCTTTGCAACGTCAACAGCGTTTTCAACGGATATGCCGACATCCGCCGTTTTCAGCGAAGGTGCATCGTTTGTTCCATCACCTAAAAATCCAACGACATGCCCATTGCTTTTTAGAGCGTTTATTATTCTGTTTTTCTGGGATGGTGTAACCCTACAGAAAACGTTGGCCTCCTCAACAACTCTTGCAAGGGCATCATCATGCATCTGGGCAATTTCGCTTCCAGTTACAACCCTCTTTATGTCGAAGCCTAAGTACTCGCAAACCTTTCTTGTTACCAGCTCATTGTCGCCTGTGAGAATTTTCAATTCTATACTGGCGTTTTTAAGAAGCTGTAAGGCTTCTTTGGCTGTTTCCTTCGGCGGGTCGAGGAAAGCTATGAAGCCTAAAAACACCATTTCCGTTTCGTCGCCTGCCGTGTAAACGGTTTTGTCCTCCCTTAAACGCCTGTAGGCTACGGCTAAAACCCTGTAGCCCTCAGAGCTAAGCTCAAGATATTTTTGCTCGATATTTCTGCGCACTTCATCCGTTATTTCAGCTATAACCTCTCCAACCTCGTAATAGGAGCATATCTTAGCGATCTCTTCTGGAGCACCTTTAGTGATCATAAACCGTTGATTTTGATACTCGACAACCACGGAGAGACGTTTGCGGACAAAGTCAAAAGGAACCTCATCAACTTTCATATAACCCTTAACATCCACGTCCCTAAATCTTAGTATGGCCTCATCGAGGGGGCTTTTAATTCCAGTCTGGTGGTAGCTGTTGAGGTAGGAGTAAAGCAGAACCTTATCGTTTTCGTCGCCGTTAAGGTCCACGTGCAGGACAAGCTTTATCCTGTTTTCCGTTAGAGTTCCAGTTTTGTCCGTGCATAGGACATCCATGTTTCCGAAATTTTGTATGGCTGCTAATCGCTTGACTATGACACCCTTCTTAGCCATCGACACCGCTCCCTTAGAGAGGTTCACAGAGATGATCATTGGCAGAAGCTCCGGCGTCAAGCCCACAGCCAAAGCCACAGCGAAAAGAAGTGAATCAAGCACGCTTCTCATGTAAAGCGCGTTAATGAAAAACACAAAAAGAACAAGCAGAAAGGTTACCTGCATTATCATATAGCCAAAACTTCGAATGCCTCTTTGAAACTCTGTTTCAGGCTCCCTTTCCGCAAGTCTCTTGGCGATTTTTCCATACTCTGTATGGCTGCCGGTTTTTACGACAACGGCGGTTCCAGTCCCGCTCACAACGGAGGTGCCCATAAAAAGATAGTTGTCCCACTTCGTTATCGAAGGGTCGAAACTTTTCAGCTGTAAGCCCGTTTTCTCAACTGGGAAAGATTCGCCAGTCAATGCAGACTGGTTCACGAACAAGTCCTTCGCACTTATGACGCGAGCATCTGCAGGTACGATATCGCCTGCGGAAAGAAATATGATGTCTCCGGGAACTATCTCTGCAAGCCTAACTTCCTTTTTAACTCCGTCCCTCAAAACTGTGGCCGTTGTCGCCACCCTCTGCTTTAGCATTTCAGCTGCCCTTTCAGCCTTAGACTCCTGATAAAAGTCTAAGATCACGCTAAACAGCACTATAACAAATACAATAACTGTATTTACAACATCTCCAAAAAAGCTTGAAATCAACCCAGCGATAAGAAGAATTATTACCAACGGACTTTTAAAATGAAAGAGAAAATCAATAATAGCTGCTCTCCTCTTTTTTCTAACAAGCTCATTGTAACCAAAGTATTCAAGACGTCTTTCCACCTCCTCAGAGGAAAGCCCATTTAATGAGGTCTTTAAGCGTGAAAGGAGCTCTTCAACAGGCAATGTTAAAACTTCTTCATCGCTCGGCAGAGCCCAGCCTGAAACCTCGCCAACGCTTGACATTTCTAAATCCTGATCCATCATTATTCCCACCTGCATCCATATTCGCCGAATAACTCCAAACCTGGGCTCTTATATTCTTACAAACATAACCATTCATAAAATTCTTTCCACCAACCCACAGTTCTATCAGAAGACTATCAGAGAAAATTAGAAAGCCCTAAATACCAGGTTAGATAGTTTGGCTAGAGATATTTGTTTATGAACCTTTGGCGAGACATTCCATGCGGTGAAAAGCCTCCTGAAATCCTAAACATAATTATCGAAGTTATCAGTGGTTCAAGAGATAAATACGAGTATAATATTAAATGGGAAGCCTTTGCTTTAGACCACATAATACCTTCCTCGGTGGTTTTTCCTGTTGAGTATGGTTTTGTTCCGCAGACATGGTTTGACGATGAAGATCTGTTGGATATTATGGCGCTCAGTTATGAGCCTCTTGAAGTTGGCTACCTTGTGAAGGT
This window of the Zestosphaera sp. genome carries:
- a CDS encoding orc1/cdc6 family replication initiation protein, coding for MNREVLRSDYIPEYLPHREEQIRKLTEVLSPLLKGERPSNVFIYGLTGTGKTAVVKYVLKRIDEYARRVGNNKFLPVYINCRHESTTYRVLSTLVESLGGKVPFTGLSTAEVFRRLKTRINMTGRIVVIVLDEVDAMVKRVGDEILYRLTRVNEELDKGKVSVIGITNDVRFREGLDPRVRSSLSEEEILFPPYDALQLSDILKDRASKAFKSGVIAEGVIDYCASIAAKEHGDARRALDLLRVAGEVAERSGDGVVRIEHVKVAREELENDMVSAVVRTLPQHSKMVLLSIALAGGRFSSTGDLYIKYREITRSLGLEPVTQRRVSDIVSELEMAGLVIAKVVNRGRYGKTKEVELAVDRNIIVKSLKDDVKVITK
- a CDS encoding DUF99 family protein, with product MLVVEADLITAGVDDGFFPQEFKGLKLKTVLAGVLCVGRIPKSVRIDTITVDGDDGTAKAEALVEWLERDLNVEAVDTLFLDGVTVAGFNYVDPLELHNNLRVPVAVIFKTELKLDRIRKALMNHFTDWRRRFDLIKDNYTKSCEVVTLKRKLRITPYGLGLNETARIVVRLQHLSAIPEPLRVADLVASELTKGTKLLEVLKSRASR
- a CDS encoding sulfite exporter TauE/SafE family protein is translated as MLLFLAPLVGFAAGVLGSMFGLGGGFLLVPLLNIAGVDMKVAVGTSASAIFFNMLSSTLAYSRYRYVIYRAGLLLSATAIITAYLGAQLTSLLDANTLRVLFGLLLIFVGARVYLNRGGRSDLDGNGLKWSLRNYAILSLGGSLAGLMAGLLGIGGGVVNVPLLTSLGVTIHYAVATSSMAITLTSITSALTHHTLGNVDLQLLVLLAPSLIIGAQVGASVARKTKTGTLKKGFAVTLWFVAARMVLKGIGLPIP
- a CDS encoding pyridoxal phosphate-dependent aminotransferase — translated: MDCSVPDELVNELFGEVVEGLPCFCLERWQSLHETSAKVLLSDSGVHPLTVGELSEYGVDLSKISGLEVGYGWTKGSPSIRGRISELYGGAVGAEGVVVTNGSAEANLTSLLSAVKPGDTVLVDMPNYMQIPGLLRWVGARSIPLWRKPPSWRFPLEDALDLMRKYRPKALFVNDPNNPTGTAMSEAELSELARESENVGTLLVFDEVYWGSELHADRPSILEVAGVEHALSVSGLSKVYGLPGLRIGWVAGDKRVVNRVWGVKDYTSIAPSVLSAYIASIILESGNVKRLRERARSMVRTNLEVLKGVLALGGVIDPYWPEAGAYLLARIPWSNDTLAVSYKLFKEYSILINPGECFELPGYVRIGTGQNPATYGKSVHALINALKRMVETH
- the mgtA gene encoding magnesium-translocating P-type ATPase; this translates as MMDQDLEMSSVGEVSGWALPSDEEVLTLPVEELLSRLKTSLNGLSSEEVERRLEYFGYNELVRKKRRAAIIDFLFHFKSPLVIILLIAGLISSFFGDVVNTVIVFVIVLFSVILDFYQESKAERAAEMLKQRVATTATVLRDGVKKEVRLAEIVPGDIIFLSAGDIVPADARVISAKDLFVNQSALTGESFPVEKTGLQLKSFDPSITKWDNYLFMGTSVVSGTGTAVVVKTGSHTEYGKIAKRLAEREPETEFQRGIRSFGYMIMQVTFLLVLFVFFINALYMRSVLDSLLFAVALAVGLTPELLPMIISVNLSKGAVSMAKKGVIVKRLAAIQNFGNMDVLCTDKTGTLTENRIKLVLHVDLNGDENDKVLLYSYLNSYHQTGIKSPLDEAILRFRDVDVKGYMKVDEVPFDFVRKRLSVVVEYQNQRFMITKGAPEEIAKICSYYEVGEVIAEITDEVRRNIEQKYLELSSEGYRVLAVAYRRLREDKTVYTAGDETEMVFLGFIAFLDPPKETAKEALQLLKNASIELKILTGDNELVTRKVCEYLGFDIKRVVTGSEIAQMHDDALARVVEEANVFCRVTPSQKNRIINALKSNGHVVGFLGDGTNDAPSLKTADVGISVENAVDVAKESADIILLRNDLRVLHDGVLEGRKAFGNTMKYVMMGVSSNFGNMLSVAGASLFLPFLPMLPIQILLNNLLYDFSQSTIPTDEVDQEYIEKPKRWDIQFIRRFMVCLGPVSSLFDFITFFIMLFIFNASEPLFQTAWFIESLTSQTLVIFAIRTRKSPFWKSKPSRLLLFSTIAVITFTLIIPYTPLGEIFRFVKPPATFYIALAAILGAYMALAEIIKSWFYKRYGYRLEQTLIPPKKMGIYLTKTAKPIQNI
- a CDS encoding inorganic diphosphatase, which gives rise to MNLWRDIPCGEKPPEILNIIIEVISGSRDKYEYNIKWEAFALDHIIPSSVVFPVEYGFVPQTWFDDEDLLDIMALSYEPLEVGYLVKVRL